In Pseudomonas nunensis, a single window of DNA contains:
- a CDS encoding helix-turn-helix transcriptional regulator has translation MTLSLDDIAWHRSVGQLIDALDKPNFWTQLVRLLDQYVDFDSWVVLLFSADQHPQVFAECPGEDGSPDQLFQDYLRGLYLLDPFYIACREQSRTGLYRLSEVAPEHFELTEYYQRYFRLNVVADEIQFNCQLEGDRTLCLSLGSKQRFSGQQIALLSLIQPWVLGLLRQRLPYEINEVVALAPAPPQPDWRVQLEASVQQLKGAQLTARELDVGRLMLSGCSSKEIARKLEISVETVKVHKKHMYSKLGIKSQQELFSIFLQAQNA, from the coding sequence ATGACACTTTCGCTGGATGACATCGCCTGGCACCGCTCGGTGGGGCAACTGATCGACGCCCTCGACAAGCCGAATTTCTGGACGCAGCTCGTGCGGTTGCTCGATCAATACGTGGATTTCGATAGCTGGGTGGTGCTGCTGTTCAGCGCCGACCAGCACCCGCAGGTGTTCGCCGAATGCCCTGGCGAGGATGGCAGCCCCGACCAGTTGTTCCAGGATTACCTGCGCGGTCTGTACCTGCTCGACCCGTTCTACATCGCCTGCCGCGAACAGTCGCGCACCGGGCTCTATCGCCTGTCGGAAGTTGCGCCCGAACACTTCGAGCTGACCGAGTATTACCAGCGCTACTTTCGTCTGAATGTGGTGGCCGATGAAATCCAGTTCAATTGCCAGCTCGAAGGCGACCGCACGCTGTGCCTGTCGCTGGGCAGCAAGCAGCGTTTCAGTGGCCAGCAGATCGCCTTGCTGTCGCTGATCCAGCCGTGGGTCCTGGGTCTGTTGCGCCAGCGCCTGCCGTATGAAATCAACGAAGTCGTGGCCCTGGCCCCCGCCCCACCGCAGCCTGATTGGCGGGTCCAGCTGGAAGCGTCGGTGCAGCAACTCAAAGGCGCGCAGTTAACCGCTCGGGAACTGGATGTCGGACGCTTGATGCTCAGCGGTTGCTCCAGTAAAGAAATCGCCCGTAAGCTGGAAATCTCCGTAGAAACCGTGAAAGTCCATAAGAAACACATGTACAGCAAACTGGGGATCAAATCCCAGCAGGAGCTGTTTTCAATTTTTCTCCAGGCACAAAATGCCTGA
- a CDS encoding carbon-nitrogen hydrolase family protein, which translates to MKVELAQLAGRDNDTAYNLERALAAIAASAADTQLIMFPEGHLMGFPSEESVAQVAEPLDGPTVSAVIAAARARNIAVVVGMAENDNGRFYNTTLLITPEGIALRYRKTHLWASDRGVYEPGDRYATCLWNGVRVGLLICYDIEFPETARALAQLGAEVLIVTNGNMDPYGPTHRTAIMARAQENQAFALMVNRVEAGDGGLLFAGGSALVDPLGTLLFEAGREEGQFAVELDLNQLAAARQDYRYLDDQRLKLPGEIVEHANGLRELLIPRN; encoded by the coding sequence ATGAAGGTCGAACTCGCCCAATTGGCGGGCCGTGACAACGACACGGCTTACAACCTCGAACGCGCCCTGGCCGCGATTGCCGCCAGCGCCGCCGATACGCAACTGATCATGTTCCCGGAAGGCCACTTGATGGGCTTCCCCTCGGAAGAATCCGTGGCCCAGGTCGCCGAGCCGCTGGACGGCCCGACCGTCAGCGCGGTGATCGCCGCCGCCCGTGCACGCAATATCGCCGTGGTGGTCGGCATGGCCGAGAACGACAACGGTCGTTTCTACAACACCACGCTGCTGATTACCCCTGAAGGCATTGCCCTGCGCTATCGCAAGACGCATTTGTGGGCGTCGGATCGCGGGGTCTACGAGCCCGGCGACCGTTATGCCACGTGCCTGTGGAACGGGGTGCGGGTCGGTCTGTTGATTTGCTACGACATCGAATTCCCCGAGACTGCCCGCGCCCTGGCGCAACTGGGCGCCGAAGTGCTGATCGTCACCAACGGCAACATGGACCCGTACGGCCCGACCCACCGCACCGCGATCATGGCCCGCGCCCAGGAAAACCAGGCGTTCGCGCTGATGGTCAACCGGGTGGAAGCGGGCGATGGCGGCTTGTTGTTTGCTGGCGGCAGTGCGCTGGTGGATCCGCTGGGCACTCTGCTGTTCGAAGCCGGGCGCGAGGAGGGGCAGTTCGCGGTTGAGCTGGACCTGAATCAGCTGGCGGCAGCGCGGCAGGATTATCGGTACCTGGATGACCAGCGGCTGAAGTTGCCGGGGGAGATTGTTGAGCATGCCAATGGACTGCGGGAGTTACTGATTCCCAGGAACTGA